Proteins from a genomic interval of Streptomyces sp. NBC_00820:
- a CDS encoding ArsR/SmtB family transcription factor has product MTSGGNRPITDVGTLKALAHPLRMRLYRALCVGGEATASHLADQVDEAVSLVSYHLRKLASHGLIEEAEAQSADGRERWWQPSSQGVSIRGEDFRDAPEKAAAHLAATRLFHEQRADMHRRYLDERATWGAEWNAAAPDTESLLRLTAAELGELREELIALARKYDEKGRRAEAAGDTEGRENVALHAYGFPFRV; this is encoded by the coding sequence ATGACATCCGGGGGGAACCGTCCCATCACCGATGTGGGCACACTGAAGGCGCTCGCACACCCGCTGCGCATGAGGCTGTACCGAGCCCTCTGCGTGGGTGGCGAGGCGACCGCCTCGCACCTGGCCGACCAGGTCGACGAGGCCGTCTCGCTGGTCAGTTACCACCTGCGCAAGCTCGCCTCGCACGGCCTGATCGAAGAGGCCGAGGCGCAGAGCGCCGACGGCCGGGAACGCTGGTGGCAGCCCTCCTCGCAGGGGGTCAGCATCCGCGGCGAGGACTTCCGGGACGCTCCCGAGAAGGCGGCCGCGCACCTGGCGGCGACCCGGCTCTTCCACGAACAGCGCGCCGACATGCACCGCCGCTACCTCGACGAGCGCGCCACCTGGGGCGCCGAGTGGAACGCCGCCGCACCGGACACCGAGTCCCTGCTGCGCCTCACCGCGGCCGAACTGGGCGAGCTGCGTGAGGAACTGATCGCTCTGGCGAGGAAGTACGACGAGAAGGGCCGGCGTGCCGAGGCCGCCGGCGACACCGAAGGGCGCGAGAACGTCGCGCTGCATGCGTACGGCTTCCCGTTCCGTGTCTGA